The region GTGGAGACCGTCTCGGATTTCATGCCGCCCTGGCCGTCCGGCACCTGGATGGTCATCTCCGTTTCGGCTTCCACGTGGTCCGCGAACTTCGCTTCGTCCGGCCGGCCCTTGATGCCGTTGCTGAAGTAGTTGGCCGCGTTCGACGAAGACTCGGAGCCGAAGAGGTCCAGCGAACTCGTGAACCAGAAGTTCATGAATTTCTGGATGGTGGGCAGGTCCACCACGCCTGCCTTGCGCAGCGTGGCGACGTCGTCGGTGTCCAACTCCTTCATCACTTCCAGCGTGCGCTTGATGACGCGGCCCACGCCCGTCTCGCCGACGAACATGTGGTGCGCTTCCTCGGTGAGCATGAAGCGCGTGGTGCGCGCCAGCGGGTCGAACGCGCTTTCGGCGAAGCTCTTGAGCTGGAACTTGCCGTCGCGGTCCGTGAAGTAGGTGAACATGAAGAAGGACAGCCAGTTGTCCATGGGCTCGTTGAAGGTGCCCAGGATGCGCGGCTTGTTGGGGTCGCCGCTGTGGCGCTCCAGCAGTTCCTCCGCCTCCTCCCGGCCGTCGCGCCCGAAGTGCGCGTGCAGCAGGTAGACCATGGCCCACAGGTGGCGGCCTTCTTCCACGTTGACCTGGAAGAGGTTGCGCAGGTCGTAGAGCGAGGGCGCGGTGTGGCCGAGCAGGCGCTGCTGTTCGACGGACGCGGGCTCCGTGTCGCCCTGCGTCACGATCAGGCGGCGGAAAGTGGAGCGGTATTCGCCGGGGACGTCCTGCCAGACGTCCTGGCCCATGAAGTCGCCGAAGCCGATCTTGCGGCCCTCTTCCTTGTCCGCGAGGAAGATGCCCCAGCGATAGTCGGGCATCGGTGTGTAGCCGTAGCTCGCCCAACCTTGCGCGTCCACGC is a window of Caenimonas aquaedulcis DNA encoding:
- the boxB gene encoding benzoyl-CoA 2,3-epoxidase subunit BoxB, coding for MSNIDLQALIPNNVHLGENRQLQRALEHWQPAFLNWWDEMGPSDFKAKEVYLRTAVGVDAQGWASYGYTPMPDYRWGIFLADKEEGRKIGFGDFMGQDVWQDVPGEYRSTFRRLIVTQGDTEPASVEQQRLLGHTAPSLYDLRNLFQVNVEEGRHLWAMVYLLHAHFGRDGREEAEELLERHSGDPNKPRILGTFNEPMDNWLSFFMFTYFTDRDGKFQLKSFAESAFDPLARTTRFMLTEEAHHMFVGETGVGRVIKRTLEVMKELDTDDVATLRKAGVVDLPTIQKFMNFWFTSSLDLFGSESSSNAANYFSNGIKGRPDEAKFADHVEAETEMTIQVPDGQGGMKSETVSTRNGMNEITRLEYVKDCNVGITRWNMGIKRAGVNFELKLPSTRFRRQVGAWSGVPVSPEGQPITQAEFDAKKDDWLPTEADIAFVKSLMQRVVEPGKMAAWIAPPDRGINAQAIDYEYVKL